Proteins from a genomic interval of Lysobacter stagni:
- a CDS encoding S-methyl-5'-thioinosine phosphorylase — MSDIALAVIGGTGLYKLANLQDVETVQPDTRFGAPSGPIRIGTIGGHRVAFLARHGEGHSLPPHKINYRANLAALQGLGATRVLALNTVGGITERFGPRVLACPDQLIDYTWGRISTICEEPGTEVLHVDFGEPYTRSLRAQVVTAAERAGVALVAVGCYGATQGPRLETRAEIARMRRDGCDLVGMTGMPEAGLARELGLDYACLAIVANWAAGAGPDPDEVITLQDVLDNVAAASAGLPALLSALLGGPVTR, encoded by the coding sequence ATGAGCGACATCGCACTGGCCGTCATCGGCGGCACCGGCCTGTACAAGCTGGCGAACCTGCAGGACGTGGAAACCGTCCAGCCCGACACGCGCTTCGGTGCGCCCTCGGGCCCGATCCGCATCGGCACGATCGGCGGCCATCGCGTGGCCTTCCTCGCGCGCCATGGCGAAGGCCATTCGCTGCCGCCGCACAAGATCAACTACCGCGCCAACCTGGCCGCGCTGCAGGGCCTGGGCGCGACGCGCGTGCTGGCGCTCAACACCGTCGGTGGCATCACCGAGCGCTTCGGTCCGCGCGTGCTGGCCTGCCCGGACCAGCTGATCGACTACACCTGGGGCCGCATCTCCACGATCTGCGAGGAGCCCGGCACCGAGGTGCTGCACGTGGATTTCGGCGAACCCTACACGCGCTCGCTGCGCGCGCAGGTGGTCACTGCGGCGGAACGGGCCGGCGTCGCGCTGGTGGCCGTGGGCTGCTATGGCGCAACCCAGGGCCCGCGTCTGGAAACCCGGGCCGAGATCGCCCGCATGCGCCGCGACGGCTGCGACCTGGTCGGCATGACGGGCATGCCGGAGGCCGGTCTGGCCCGGGAACTCGGCCTGGACTACGCCTGCCTGGCCATCGTCGCCAACTGGGCGGCGGGTGCCGGCCCGGACCCGGACGAAGTCATCACCCTGCAGGATGTACTGGACAACGTCGCCGCCGCCTCGGCCGGCCTGCCGGCCCTTCTGTCGGCTTTGCTCGGCGGTCCTGTGACAAGGTGA
- a CDS encoding cold-shock protein, translating to MQYGTVKWFNDAKGFGFISPEDGSADVFAHFSAINAKGFRSLQEGQRVSYELTQGPKGAQASNINIVA from the coding sequence ATGCAGTACGGCACCGTGAAATGGTTCAACGACGCCAAGGGCTTCGGGTTCATTTCGCCCGAGGACGGCAGCGCAGATGTGTTCGCGCACTTCTCTGCGATCAACGCCAAGGGCTTCCGCAGCCTGCAGGAAGGCCAGCGCGTCAGCTATGAGCTGACCCAGGGCCCGAAGGGCGCTCAGGCGTCCAATATCAACATAGTGGCCTGA
- a CDS encoding FAD-dependent oxidoreductase: MPATRPESLRIGIVGYGTAGQAAALLLTRDGHTVEVFERAPVLGPVGAGFLLQPTGLAVLWELGLLDDALAHGARIGRLFGETTGGRPVMDMRYGDLDSRLFGLGMQRGALFGLLDAAWQDGRAIHCGRRIVDVDAQRGVLRDDTGEEHGAYDLLIVADGAASSLRGVIAKPALDRPYPWGAQWCLVAQHDWPSRDELRQRYVRARRMAGLLPVGTRPGDPTPRLSFFWSLPATALAEAGTDEAAWRRDVASVWPEAEVLLRDTAVPCDLAQARYRDAVLDRWHRGRAVLMGDAAHAMSPQLGQGVNMALADAFALREALRTHADLPTALARYQHARRQHLGIYHFWSRWLTPLFQSERDRLAALRDRVFHPMSRLPGGRGQMLRVLTGTRRGWFGTVALPPGFEDALAERAGAPVTAVRLAGESA; the protein is encoded by the coding sequence GTGCCCGCTACCCGCCCCGAATCCCTGCGCATCGGCATCGTCGGCTACGGCACCGCCGGACAGGCGGCCGCGTTGCTGCTTACCCGCGACGGGCACACCGTGGAGGTGTTCGAGCGCGCCCCCGTGCTCGGCCCCGTGGGCGCCGGCTTCCTGTTGCAGCCCACCGGCCTGGCCGTGCTGTGGGAGCTGGGCCTGCTGGACGACGCGCTGGCTCACGGCGCGCGCATCGGCCGGCTGTTCGGCGAGACCACGGGTGGCCGACCCGTCATGGACATGCGCTACGGCGACCTGGACTCGCGCCTGTTCGGCCTGGGCATGCAGCGCGGTGCCCTGTTCGGCCTGCTCGACGCAGCCTGGCAGGACGGCCGCGCGATCCACTGCGGGCGTCGCATCGTCGATGTCGATGCGCAGCGCGGCGTGCTGCGCGACGACACGGGCGAGGAGCACGGCGCCTATGACCTGCTGATCGTTGCCGACGGCGCCGCTTCCTCGCTGCGCGGTGTGATCGCAAAGCCCGCACTGGACCGGCCATATCCCTGGGGCGCGCAGTGGTGCCTGGTGGCGCAGCACGATTGGCCATCGCGCGATGAACTGCGCCAGCGTTACGTGCGTGCACGCCGCATGGCTGGCCTGCTTCCCGTGGGCACGCGCCCGGGCGATCCCACGCCCCGCCTCAGCTTCTTCTGGAGCCTCCCAGCCACTGCACTGGCGGAGGCGGGCACCGACGAGGCGGCGTGGCGCCGCGACGTCGCCAGCGTGTGGCCCGAGGCCGAAGTGCTGCTGCGCGACACCGCCGTGCCCTGCGATCTGGCGCAGGCGCGTTACCGCGATGCCGTGCTGGACCGGTGGCATCGAGGCCGCGCCGTGCTGATGGGCGATGCGGCCCATGCGATGAGCCCACAGCTGGGGCAGGGCGTGAACATGGCGCTGGCCGATGCCTTCGCGCTGCGCGAAGCCCTGCGCACGCACGCGGACCTGCCGACGGCACTGGCGCGCTACCAGCACGCGCGTCGCCAGCACCTGGGCATCTACCACTTCTGGAGCCGCTGGCTCACGCCGCTGTTCCAGTCCGAACGCGACCGCCTGGCGGCGCTGCGCGATCGCGTGTTCCATCCGATGTCGCGCCTGCCCGGCGGGCGCGGGCAGATGCTGCGCGTGCTGACCGGGACGCGTCGCGGCTGGTTCGGCACCGTCGCGCTGCCACCCGGGTTCGAGGACGCTCTTGCCGAACGTGCGGGCGCGCCCGTGACTGCCGTCCGTCTGGCCGGCGAAAGCGCGTAG
- a CDS encoding acyl-CoA dehydrogenase family protein has translation MEPLPPFVTHRVENQPPEFAPRDLWRDDIALREAVVREGGYDFADALATYGALAGDELYRLSFDAHRDRPRLRTHDRFGHRIDLVEFHPNYHRIMQSAIEHGVAGLSWSQPRPGVHVARAALSYLHHQVEPGTSCPLTMTHAAVPVLRHAPALAGWESKAISPYYDPRDIACEHKLGITLGMGMTEKQGGSDVRANATVAMPLGAEGEYRLIGHKWFLSAPMSDAFLVLAQAPGGLSCFLMPRWRPDGSRNAFALMRLKDKLGDWSNASSEVELMDAWAYRIGEEGRGVATIIEMVMLTRLDCMLGAAAEMRMALAQAMHHTHHRTAFGKRLADHVLMRNVLADLAVEAEAAIALAMRVARAVDHAPFDPQEAAFARIATAIGKYWVCRRAPGFVNEAQECLGGAGYIEESILPRLYRQAPLNSIWEGSGNIQCLDVLRALTREPDTGRALLTELEGALHLDPDFDAEFKELRPVLQGEATLPEAEARRWVEAIALALQASLLLRSGNLMADAFCATRIGGDHGLAYGTLPRDFDSHALMTRAWVPDA, from the coding sequence ATGGAACCGCTGCCGCCGTTCGTTACGCATCGCGTCGAGAACCAGCCGCCGGAGTTCGCTCCGCGCGACCTGTGGCGCGACGACATCGCACTGCGCGAGGCGGTGGTGCGCGAAGGCGGCTACGACTTCGCCGATGCGCTGGCCACGTACGGCGCGCTCGCCGGCGACGAGCTGTATCGCCTGAGTTTCGACGCGCACCGTGATCGTCCGCGCCTGCGCACGCACGATCGTTTCGGCCATCGCATCGACCTGGTCGAGTTCCATCCCAATTACCACCGCATCATGCAGTCCGCGATCGAACACGGCGTGGCGGGTTTGTCGTGGTCGCAACCGCGGCCTGGCGTGCACGTGGCACGTGCGGCGCTGAGCTACCTGCATCATCAGGTGGAGCCGGGCACCAGCTGCCCGCTGACGATGACGCACGCGGCGGTGCCGGTGTTGCGCCATGCGCCCGCGCTGGCCGGCTGGGAAAGCAAGGCGATATCGCCGTACTACGACCCGCGCGACATCGCCTGCGAACACAAGCTCGGCATCACGCTGGGCATGGGCATGACGGAGAAACAGGGCGGCAGCGACGTGCGCGCCAACGCCACGGTCGCCATGCCGTTGGGCGCCGAAGGCGAATACCGGCTGATCGGGCACAAGTGGTTCCTTTCCGCGCCGATGTCCGACGCCTTCCTCGTGCTTGCGCAGGCACCCGGCGGCCTCAGCTGCTTCCTCATGCCGCGCTGGCGGCCCGATGGCAGCCGCAACGCATTCGCGCTGATGCGTTTGAAGGACAAGCTCGGCGACTGGTCCAATGCATCGTCCGAAGTTGAACTCATGGATGCGTGGGCCTACCGCATCGGCGAGGAAGGGCGCGGAGTGGCCACCATCATCGAGATGGTGATGCTCACGCGACTGGACTGCATGCTGGGGGCCGCAGCGGAAATGCGCATGGCACTGGCGCAGGCAATGCACCACACGCATCACCGCACCGCCTTCGGCAAACGGCTGGCGGACCATGTGCTGATGCGCAACGTTCTGGCCGACCTGGCCGTCGAGGCGGAAGCCGCCATCGCGCTGGCGATGCGGGTGGCGCGCGCCGTCGACCATGCGCCGTTCGATCCGCAGGAGGCCGCATTCGCGCGCATCGCCACGGCGATCGGGAAGTACTGGGTGTGCCGGCGTGCGCCCGGCTTCGTCAACGAAGCGCAGGAATGCCTGGGCGGCGCAGGCTACATCGAGGAGTCGATCCTGCCGCGGCTGTATCGGCAGGCGCCGCTCAATTCGATCTGGGAAGGCAGCGGCAACATCCAGTGCCTGGACGTGCTGCGTGCGCTCACCCGGGAGCCGGACACTGGCCGCGCACTGCTTACGGAACTGGAAGGCGCGCTGCACCTGGATCCGGATTTCGACGCCGAGTTCAAGGAACTGCGGCCGGTCCTGCAGGGCGAGGCCACGTTGCCCGAAGCCGAGGCGCGGCGATGGGTGGAAGCCATCGCGCTGGCGCTGCAGGCCAGCCTGCTGCTGCGCAGCGGCAACCTCATGGCCGATGCGTTCTGCGCCACCCGCATCGGCGGCGATCACGGCCTGGCGTATGGCACGTTGCCGCGCGACTTCGATTCGCACGCGCTGATGACGCGTGCCTGGGTCCCCGACGCCTGA
- a CDS encoding methyltransferase family protein, giving the protein MHPFMRALLAFLALPGVVAFLVPLSWASLAHLPLRQPAGLLAVALGTFGLLWCVRDFYVSGKGTLAPWAPPKELVVVGLYRFSRNPMYVSVFLILLGWAAAFWSSGLLLYALAVALAFHLRVVFGEEPWLARTHGTAWAQYVLRVRRWF; this is encoded by the coding sequence ATGCATCCCTTCATGCGCGCCCTGCTCGCCTTCCTCGCGCTCCCCGGCGTTGTTGCGTTCCTCGTGCCGCTGTCGTGGGCATCGCTGGCGCACCTGCCGTTGCGGCAACCCGCGGGGCTGCTCGCGGTGGCGTTGGGCACGTTCGGCCTGCTGTGGTGCGTGCGCGACTTCTACGTGTCGGGCAAAGGCACGCTGGCGCCGTGGGCGCCACCGAAAGAGCTGGTGGTCGTGGGGCTGTACCGCTTCAGCCGCAACCCGATGTATGTGTCGGTGTTCCTGATCCTGCTGGGATGGGCAGCGGCCTTCTGGTCGAGCGGACTGCTGCTGTACGCGCTGGCAGTGGCACTGGCCTTCCACCTGCGCGTGGTGTTCGGCGAAGAACCGTGGCTGGCGCGCACGCACGGCACGGCGTGGGCGCAATACGTCCTGCGCGTGCGTCGCTGGTTCTAG
- a CDS encoding GNAT family N-acetyltransferase, with the protein MTTHIQIRTCLPGDEDALSLIGQATFLETFAGVLAGRDIVAHCANAHSAVLYRDWLNHADYRLWLAEAHPGQAPVGFMALAPAQLPLPDISTQDVEIKRIYLLSRFHGGGLGKRLVLEAIDEARQRDAKRLLLGVYARNDAAIGFYERMGFQKLGTRRFNVGGHDYDDHIMGMVL; encoded by the coding sequence ATGACCACGCACATCCAGATTCGAACGTGCCTGCCGGGCGATGAAGACGCCCTGTCGCTCATCGGGCAGGCCACGTTCCTTGAAACGTTCGCCGGCGTGCTCGCGGGGCGCGACATCGTGGCGCATTGCGCCAATGCCCACTCCGCTGTTCTCTATCGCGACTGGTTGAACCACGCCGACTACCGGCTGTGGCTGGCCGAGGCCCATCCGGGGCAGGCGCCCGTCGGCTTCATGGCCCTCGCGCCCGCGCAGCTGCCGCTTCCCGATATTTCCACCCAGGATGTGGAGATCAAGCGCATCTACCTACTCAGCCGGTTCCACGGCGGCGGCCTGGGCAAGCGATTGGTGCTGGAGGCCATCGACGAAGCACGCCAGCGCGATGCCAAAAGGCTGCTTCTGGGCGTCTACGCGCGCAACGATGCTGCGATCGGCTTCTACGAACGCATGGGCTTCCAGAAGTTGGGAACCCGCCGTTTCAATGTCGGCGGCCACGACTACGACGATCACATCATGGGCATGGTGCTGTGA
- a CDS encoding AAC(3)-I family aminoglycoside N-acetyltransferase has protein sequence MPAHDIRVLGPDDVAAMRAMLAMLGEAFDEVATFHDAPPGDDYLRRLLGSDTFIAVAALEGDAVVGGLAAYVLDKFEQARSEVYIYDLAVQQTHRRRGIATALIARLQQVARTRGAWVIFVQADHGDDPAIALYTKLGTREDVLHFDIAVQEGWPRFPNDSREGP, from the coding sequence ATGCCCGCACACGACATCCGCGTGCTTGGCCCCGACGATGTGGCAGCCATGCGCGCGATGCTCGCCATGCTCGGCGAAGCCTTCGACGAGGTCGCCACGTTCCACGATGCGCCGCCGGGCGATGACTACCTGCGTCGCCTGCTGGGAAGCGATACGTTCATCGCGGTCGCCGCACTGGAGGGCGATGCCGTCGTCGGTGGCCTCGCTGCATACGTGCTGGACAAGTTCGAGCAGGCACGCAGCGAGGTCTACATCTACGACCTTGCCGTGCAGCAGACACACCGCCGCCGCGGTATCGCGACGGCCTTGATCGCACGGTTGCAGCAGGTCGCCCGCACGCGCGGCGCCTGGGTGATCTTCGTCCAGGCCGACCACGGCGACGACCCCGCGATCGCGCTGTACACGAAGCTGGGCACGCGCGAGGACGTGCTGCATTTCGACATCGCCGTGCAGGAAGGTTGGCCCCGTTTCCCCAACGATTCCAGGGAAGGTCCATGA
- a CDS encoding ABC transporter transmembrane domain-containing protein — MSDASPAKAPIGSLRTLWPFVRRHRNLFVAWLVALAASSAATLSMPAAFRTMIDHGFAPGAAAAGSGAIDRAFLLLFAVAAALALATAARFFFVSLLGERVVADLRRQLYAHLIGLDAGFHDRNRSGELVSRLIADAELLRSVVGSSMSVALRSSVTVIGGLAMLFVTSPRLAAFALVGIPLAVLPIVLGGRRLKKISRASQDRVADANAMASETLGAVRTVQAHAREPYELGRFGSALKIAVDTARRRIQAQAWVTAIAILLVFGAIILVLWSGAHDVMAGRMTAGTLAQFVLYALIVGGSVGSLAEVWNELQRAAAGMGRISELLEENPAVASPAQPLALPQPLRGEITFDNVTFHYPLRPDAPALEGFDLHVRPGETVALVGPSGAGKSTVFSMLLRFHDPQSGDVRIDGADIRQLDLAALREAIALVPQQPTIFATSARENIRYGRLEADDAQIAQAVDAAHAADFIHALPQGLDTELGERGARLSGGQQQRIAIARALLKDAPILLLDEATSALDAQSERAVQQALETLMEGRTTLVIAHRLATVLKADRIVVMDRGRIIAEGTHEKLLAEGGLYAELAKLQFLD; from the coding sequence ATGAGCGACGCTTCCCCCGCCAAAGCCCCCATCGGCAGTCTGCGCACCCTGTGGCCGTTCGTACGGCGCCATCGCAATCTGTTCGTCGCATGGCTGGTAGCGCTGGCCGCGTCGAGCGCGGCGACGCTGAGCATGCCCGCCGCGTTCCGCACGATGATCGACCATGGCTTCGCCCCGGGTGCCGCCGCGGCCGGATCGGGTGCCATCGATCGCGCCTTCCTGCTGCTGTTCGCGGTGGCCGCCGCCCTGGCGCTGGCCACCGCCGCGCGCTTCTTCTTCGTTTCGCTGCTGGGCGAACGCGTCGTCGCGGATCTGCGCCGGCAGCTGTACGCCCACCTCATCGGCCTGGACGCGGGTTTCCACGACCGCAACCGCAGTGGCGAACTGGTCTCGCGCCTGATCGCCGACGCCGAACTGCTCCGCAGCGTGGTCGGATCGAGCATGTCGGTCGCGCTGCGCAGCTCGGTCACCGTCATCGGTGGCCTGGCGATGCTGTTCGTCACCAGTCCGCGGCTGGCGGCCTTCGCACTGGTCGGCATCCCGCTCGCGGTGCTGCCCATCGTGCTGGGCGGGCGACGGTTGAAGAAGATCTCGCGCGCCAGCCAGGATCGCGTGGCCGATGCCAATGCGATGGCCAGCGAAACCCTTGGTGCGGTGCGCACCGTGCAGGCGCATGCACGCGAACCGTATGAACTGGGCCGCTTCGGCAGCGCGCTGAAGATCGCCGTGGACACCGCGCGCCGGCGCATCCAGGCACAGGCCTGGGTCACGGCCATCGCGATCCTTCTGGTGTTCGGCGCGATCATCCTGGTGCTCTGGTCCGGCGCGCACGACGTGATGGCCGGGCGCATGACCGCGGGCACGCTCGCGCAGTTCGTGCTGTATGCGCTGATCGTCGGCGGTTCGGTGGGCTCGCTGGCCGAAGTGTGGAACGAGCTGCAACGCGCCGCTGCCGGCATGGGCCGCATCAGCGAACTGCTGGAAGAGAATCCCGCCGTCGCCTCGCCCGCGCAGCCGCTAGCCCTGCCGCAACCGCTGCGAGGCGAAATCACGTTCGACAACGTGACCTTCCACTACCCTCTGCGCCCCGACGCCCCGGCGCTGGAAGGCTTCGACCTGCACGTACGCCCCGGCGAAACGGTGGCGCTGGTGGGCCCGTCGGGCGCCGGCAAGAGCACGGTGTTCTCGATGCTGCTGCGCTTCCACGATCCGCAGTCCGGCGATGTGCGCATCGACGGCGCCGACATCCGCCAGCTCGACCTGGCCGCGCTGCGCGAGGCCATCGCGCTGGTGCCGCAACAGCCCACGATCTTCGCCACCAGCGCGCGGGAAAACATCCGCTATGGCCGCCTGGAAGCCGACGACGCGCAGATCGCGCAGGCGGTGGATGCCGCGCACGCGGCCGACTTCATCCACGCCCTGCCGCAGGGACTGGACACCGAACTGGGCGAGCGTGGCGCGCGCCTGTCCGGAGGCCAGCAGCAACGCATCGCCATCGCCCGCGCCCTGCTGAAGGACGCACCGATCCTGCTGCTGGACGAAGCCACCAGCGCACTGGACGCGCAGAGCGAACGCGCGGTGCAGCAGGCGCTGGAAACGCTGATGGAAGGACGCACCACGCTGGTGATCGCACACCGCCTGGCCACCGTGCTCAAGGCCGACCGCATCGTCGTCATGGACCGCGGCCGCATCATTGCCGAAGGCACGCACGAGAAGCTGCTCGCCGAAGGCGGCCTGTACGCGGAACTGGCGAAGCTGCAGTTCCTGGACTGA
- a CDS encoding IMPACT family protein has product MSSTLAGPTSFLLEVKHSRFLVNAAAVDTPEEALAFVAQVGDPAATHNCWAYRIGSEYRFNDDGEPAGTAGRPILSAIDGQGLDRVVAVVTRWFGGIKLGAGGLVRAYGGSAAECLRVAPRRELVAYAELALEYPFADTGAVHAALALFGAQKLDERFDADGAHLHVRLPADRVDDLKVRLRDATRDRTRFLSG; this is encoded by the coding sequence ATGAGCAGCACGCTGGCCGGTCCGACCTCGTTCCTGCTCGAGGTCAAGCACAGCCGTTTCCTGGTCAACGCCGCCGCCGTGGATACCCCGGAAGAAGCGCTCGCCTTCGTCGCGCAGGTCGGCGATCCGGCAGCCACCCACAACTGCTGGGCCTACCGCATCGGCAGCGAATACCGCTTCAACGACGATGGCGAACCCGCAGGCACGGCGGGCCGCCCCATCCTCTCCGCCATCGACGGCCAGGGGCTGGACCGCGTGGTGGCCGTGGTCACTCGCTGGTTCGGCGGCATCAAGCTCGGCGCGGGCGGTCTGGTGAGGGCCTACGGTGGCAGCGCGGCGGAGTGCCTGCGCGTCGCCCCGCGCCGCGAACTTGTCGCCTATGCGGAGTTGGCGCTGGAGTACCCGTTCGCCGACACGGGAGCCGTCCACGCCGCACTGGCCCTGTTTGGCGCACAGAAGCTCGACGAGCGCTTCGATGCGGACGGCGCGCACCTGCACGTGCGACTGCCCGCGGACCGCGTGGACGACTTGAAAGTACGCCTGCGCGACGCCACCCGGGATCGGACGCGCTTTCTTTCCGGTTGA
- a CDS encoding RNA polymerase sigma factor — protein sequence MNTGADTPDDALMLAWTAGDVAAFEVLYARHRGPLYRFLLRQLRDQALADEFFQDVWQRVIAARQGWKPDAAFRTWLFRIAHNRLNDHWRGLKHRPAAPADGDERATRVPDPSSPEHELSEFEQRRRLQLAIEDLPEEQREVVVLRLEQELSLEEIGDITGVGRETVKSRLRYAMDKLRARLTE from the coding sequence ATGAACACGGGCGCGGACACCCCTGACGACGCACTGATGCTGGCCTGGACGGCCGGCGACGTGGCTGCGTTCGAGGTGCTCTACGCCCGGCACCGCGGCCCGCTGTACCGGTTCCTGCTCCGCCAGCTGCGCGACCAGGCGCTGGCCGACGAATTCTTCCAGGACGTCTGGCAGCGCGTGATCGCCGCGCGCCAGGGCTGGAAACCGGACGCCGCGTTCAGGACCTGGCTTTTCCGCATCGCCCACAATCGCCTCAACGACCATTGGCGCGGCCTGAAGCACCGCCCCGCCGCCCCCGCCGATGGCGACGAGCGCGCCACGCGCGTGCCGGACCCCAGCAGCCCGGAGCACGAGCTGTCGGAGTTCGAACAACGGCGGCGGCTGCAACTGGCCATCGAGGACCTGCCCGAAGAGCAGCGCGAAGTGGTGGTGCTGCGCCTGGAACAGGAGTTGAGCCTGGAGGAGATCGGCGACATCACCGGTGTGGGCCGGGAGACCGTCAAATCGCGACTGCGATACGCGATGGACAAGCTGCGCGCGAGACTGACCGAATGA